acatatcaaattgaagccaatgtgctagccttttattaaaaaatattgaacttggaaACAAGATGGATTTTATCTTCGTAATTATTGTTTGCaaccgttttttattgttttcatggcgctatatttttttatattttttcttgaaagctgaggattttttacataacacatcTCGGTATCATAGATGCTATTTATTTCGCTTTTAAAATATGACTtcccaaagttaaccgatggttcaaaaaaaattttttttcaccttttttataatttaaatttataatttctgaactactggaccgattcagatgatcgacataccaaactgaagcttatgagttagttttctttgaaaaaatattacttatgAGAAAAACCCTGGTTTTCGTTTCTGTAATTCTTGATTGagtcagtttttcatagttttctcggttaaagataaggggcactatttttttaaatattttttctggaaagctgaggattttttacataacatatctcgatatctgagatgctatttttttcgtttttgagatgatgatttttcaaatttaacatgttttaagtcttcgttctatattcctatgtgactagactagacccatgcgactagaattcagtcTTCCCACACGTGTAATATTTTtaggttagcttattggcttcaatttaatatgccgatcatctaaatcagttcGGTAGAAGTTtggcaaaaagtcatttttggataaaaggggaaaaatgatttttggagcaccggttaactttgaaaaatcatatatcaaaaacgaaaaaatagcatctctgatattgagatatgttatgtaaaaaatcctcagctttcaaggaaaaatgaaaaaaaatatagtgccctctagtccGAAGccttgaaaacaacaaaaaacaactacaatcaacaattacgaaaatgaaacccatgttttttttaagttcaaTATGTTTTAACAAAAGGCTGGACTAGCTCATTGGATTcaatttgatacgtcgatcattaaatcggttcagtaattcaaaagttatcaatttttgaaaaagtcatttttgggaaaaagttgaaaaaaaagatttttcgtgcACCCTAAAACAGAAATGGTCACCCgaacgaaaaaatgaaaaaatacgagtctaatgtttcgtaataaagaacaaaattaccacttttgacgaaaatatgagaaccactatatcggtttggcatggaatgactgtatacaAATATATGTGTTCTTCATGCAACGAAAtggaacgaattaagttgcacaccCAATATTTCGAGAACCCTAAGAATCTTATCATGGCTTTCACCTAGTGAAGCCGGGCATCGATGCTCTGTGTGTGGTGGGACCAGGATGGTATATGGTACCATGAGATACTAAAACCGGATGAAACGGTGAATACAGATCGCTACCGACAACCAATGATAAACTTCAACTTTGCATTGATGAAGAAAGACCGAAATAAGCCCTGAGACACTGTAATGTTATATTACAGCATGACTACATactgaaaattctgaaaattatctCGCACACCTGGTATGTCTTTTTCCTTAAATTTACTCATAGAAagaattttcgtgaaatgtggcATTTTTTGAACTACACTCGacgaaaaaattagaggaacagagtgcgaagtcgaaaatttgaggtgatttttgacatgctgtatcttcgtgaaaaatcgacgcatatcgatggaaggcacatcattttgaagctacaactttcaggtattagaatattttacgtacatatttttatcttggtgtatgtaggtgtagtgggcaaccaTATCGgggagaaatgaaaaatcgatttttctttattttttcaagaatattttgGACTAacccaattttttgccaaccaactgaacagcaaatccaattaacctcatcaatcaGCTTTTCTTTGGTTCCAACAACGTTCCTGTAGAACCTTTCCACACAgatatatttcagtttgaatgaaaaatcacctCTCCGTCTTTTTTCTTCgtctttttttcatattgatacgttcagccgttccttctagccgatttttcaaagtttggagtaaattagaggagcatttgaagtacgtatcagaagtacaaaatcctacgcgattCTCAGAACGAActattcgtaactttcgttttcatgcagTTGGATGGCAAAAAATTGGGTTAGTCCAAAATATTCTtgaataaataaagaaaaatcgatttcttgccgatattgttgcccactacacctacacacactaagataaaaatatgtatgtagAGTATTctgatacctgaaagttgtagcttcaaaatgatgtgcctTCCATCgaaatgcgttgatttttcacgaagatacagcttatcaaaaatcacttgaaatttccgacttcgtattttgttcctctaattttttttgtcgagtgtatatcattctttttgaaaaaaggcaaaaaagtttCGCTGTTTCCAAAAAAGccgttttggaaaaaaacaaatttgcatAAATCCCTGATGTGTTTTGAGAAGAAAGCTGGTTGGTAGTTGATAAGTTGACGTAAAATTCCTGTATTATTTAATGCGATGGCTTATACTTTTAGTCAATTGAAAGGAAGTGCTGCTTCGCAATACGGTTGAATGGTTGAATTGCAATGCAACAGTTGAACACACTCTCTGTCACGAACCAGTTATAAAACATGTGCTATGCCCACTACACTTTTCAGCTTCCCGCTTTATGTTGATGTAAATGATGTTTTGTTCTTTAGCGTTTGCTTTTGGTTAGAAAACTGCAAGCATGAAATAACAAACTGTTATGCAagtagaaataaaaaatattgtcgTTAAACACAATACACCAACTTGGTACAAATCCTTCAATCACCATCATTTTACGTACTCGTTTCAGATCCCGGCTGTCTCCGGCCAAACCGGCACCGACTGGCGACAGGAGGCACTGCACACCGCCAATGGGACGGCCACCACTGGCCTGGGCCACGATAACGCCGTTGTCCCCATGGCAACCGAAGTGAACCCATCCCTTTACGAAGAGCTCAAACTCGGACACGACCGGGCCGGATTCAAAAGACTTGTTTCTTAGGAATTGATTAATGCAGCCTCCTAGGAAATGGCCACGATGCCACGAGCAGCTGCAGGAACGGCATCTGTTCTACAGGGAGGCCCAAGAGCAACGCAAAGTGTACTTGTAAATACCAGCGGACAGTTCTAGATGTGATGGAATGAAAGGTGGGGAAGCTGTTCCCTCCTTCATTCGGCGACAGTTTTATGTATTAATCGTGATCGCGAGtaagatgatgatgataaaATTTTAGGTGCTAAGAATTTTATAGGGTTGAAGGAATTTTCTATAGAGAAAATAGCAAACAAAAACCAGTttttaaacaaacaaaaaacgacATAAAACGGAGAACCTTTGCGCAAAGCACTCACACACATCACCTTAGGTATCATACATATAGTAAGTGTTGTAGAACCATGATTTGTTTCACCAGTAGTAACGCCTACGGCCACCCAGAATAAAATCCCTTTCAAGTGCAGACTGCTTGATGACACCATCACCGATCTAGTCAAAACGATGAAATCAGTTTCAGCCGTAGACACCCCAGCCGACCAATGAGAACGCGATGCAAAAACAACCGTGGAACTGCCGCAAAGGCAGTCCGCTTGGACCAGTGGCAATAATTCATATAGTTACCTTTACTGTCAAGATTAGTATATTTGTTATTCATTCCGACGAGGAAGCAATTTGGATTGCATTAGAATGATGAGCGTTTCGTAAACAAGAAATATAATCTCATAGCTGTAATGATGACTTCCCTCCTGCCGAGTGATGTGTGTTTGGCATTGTTTAATTGTTGTGTGTATGTGTAAAATGTACTCCAACCATACACGTTTACGGTAGAAAATTGATTTTAGACCACTCACCATAGAATCTCAACGGAATTTGGTTCTCTCTCTCCGCGCTTTGGTTCCATTTGCGCCTCATGCTGGCATGTTACCAGTGTAAATATAATGCATGTGGAAGGACGAACATTTGAAAACGCACTTAGATCAATCTCTGAGGACATTACTTAGCTAAGATTTAATAAGAACACTGTTGTATAGGATACGATAAATCTTTGTAAGGGAATCACTAGAGAAGCAATACACTCAACTAGTTTTATAATAAAACAGTCTTGAGTTTGTATCAATATCCGAAACAGATCAAACTTAGCACAATAGAAAACCCGAATTATTGAATATTTAGACAGAAGTTTGTTAGGTAAGTGTTCTTCTTTCAGTGCTGAATGTTTCGTTTCGATTCGCTTCGTTTGAAAAAATGTGTCTGATACAAACCATGAAAAGAAATTTAACTCTAAACATTTACTTAGAAAACCTAACATGGTCTGGTACAAAAATTTATGGTAAGTTACGTGAAAGACATGACCGCATTGATGACGAAGGGTAACGAACTTATTTCAATCAACTTATTTTCCATCAATTCAAATATTGTTGTAGAGTTCATCGAAATGTTATGAATAACTCTTTAGTTCAAAgttttggtgaccctgaaaagttCCGATGATTTGTTGTTGATGGTTCtggttctcgcgagaacaatactcaATCTgaccatatgtcgcaatttgtttccctATGTCAAGGCACGCATTACACTGTCACTATTATTCCACATTTCCTCACCACTTCAATCTACCTTTGGCGAAGCATAAAATAACAATAAGGTATGCGTGTGATACAAACTTTTCACTAGAAGACATGAAAGTCGATTCGGAGCCTCTGTTGGCGCGTTCCTCAGCGCCAAGGCAGTGGACTGTATTAACAGGAGACCGATCAACTGTgtggaaataaactctttcttcCGCATTGAGGAAGGCAAACAATGGTTTTCACagcactgcccatgtttgcataggagacgtaatcaccaacaccattagtgttgggaaacgaatttttgttgttttgcctacaagcgtaaccatgcaaatttacaatgaaataatctgtccagttgaaggatatcaTCGGCAAAAAGAaggcctaggagattttgcggaataaaatatttttcttccatttgGAAATCGCTTgtgtctatttatgcggacaataaatcgtttcaatgaatatttcttcacatagctagacgtaatcaccaggttgctctgtttgtagagttagtatttacaattccgataatagtcaaatcgtctccgtcggtagtttcaattGTTATCGGATAGAATCAAAAAggtggaagaaatttagtgaaatgtctggaaaaggtgctctggatttgtagcgaatctatgatagtactttttccggaatactctgggatatgataagcaCAGCAGGTtcgtatttttcaataaaagcaATTtgtaatgttggtaattttagccaCGTTAttcaccgatatcacgatcaatcgcctaaagatggtggagtgacttacaccaacggtatgagtaaatgctgagtatgtggaattaTTCGATATCGAATTCGAGGAGTTacaatgctaagaaccaatattattttaattttactactgatctgattgtttcgttatctacttgaagattcaaatgcagaaatttaggtaattataacgttaaaaacacaattgcttctcttcgtTCATCGCAGTGTacaaaaaatagtaattatatgagcagcatTTCAATggttcatctattaggaaacactaagtaataagacactaacatgaaaggcatgtttggactctacaaagaatgtgattcaaatgtagatgtagcttatagcacataatactgataattgttgattttcgaacattgtatgaaagctgtatggaactacgtccgtTATGCATACAAACAGTgatttatcgaaaaaaaaatttcagaatcgctcaaatgttttcgaacaaaaaatgtctgTTTGCATGTTGACCAAGCGTATTACATGGCGTAGAATGCATAACGACGAAAATGTCgatcttgttcattttgtcgcttacgtctcctatacaaacatgggcagagtAGTCTACTAGCCCAATATCGATGGTGTGaaggtttatcatttcgaacatttcctggtgaatcttcaactagaatctacgaaaatcacgatttttacttcgCTGTACCCATAATAGCCAATTGATGACGATATACTCGTCTTTACCGCACTCGAAGGACTTCTTCGCTAGATGATACTAGCAACCGAAAAGCACGCATTCCAAAGAACTTGTGCGCAACGCACAATAGATCACACGCGAAAGGGACAATGTCCACTGTCATCGACCGACCAACGAAAGTAAGAGACCGTACTGTGATATTGAACGTATATTTGATAAAAGAGGTCTAGCTTATCAAATGATGTGGCTTATATAGTGACCGTCGGCTATCGGTCAGTTCTCTTTTCATCTCTCACACATTGGTTTAGAAACTACAATTATAGTTCATTTCATTTCGAGCGGTATCTTATGGTTGAACGGTGGGATAaaagtacaatttttttataaaataaataaaaatataatacatTCCGGCCAccttgaaaaattgaaattgaagtaTTTCTACATATTTTAATTCTACTAtttacaaaattgaattcgttgTTTCTTCTGCTGTAACACTGCGTCCTCCGGGTGCCAAGGGTTCGGCAACGCGTGATATGGCTGACGTTGTGGATTGCCGCAGATGACTGGTTCTCATGTTGATTCAGCAACGGATGTGGAAGGATGTACCTCGACGGAGACCGAGAAGCAAGGAAACACCAGGTAGATCTTTCAGGACAAATATATTATATTGGACTTgcaattacctgtgcaaagccCAGATGCGCATCGAGCAAGTTCTCCCTTGAAGGGTTGCTCTATCTGGTTATGCGGATAATGTTGATTTCGATGACGGAAGTAGAGCGATTCGTGCCACGGGACGGACGACTTCTGTAGCTAATGCTGTGCGGAGTGTCACCACTCGAACGATGCCATCTTTTCCTGGATGAAGTTTGACGACTTTCCCCAGCGGCCAATTTGCTGGCGGAACGTTGTCCTCTTTGATGATGACGACGGCACCGACTTCGACGGTGACTGGAGGATTGCAACCCTTTGTTGCACGAGATTGAAGCTGTTGTAGGTACTCTGGGTGCCAGCGGGACCAGATCACCTGCAGACGTTTCTGGGTCAGATCCCAATGATCCAAGTGATTATCGGCAGTGTCCTTCCAGTTAGGATCAGGAACTGCTTGTAGACTGCTTCCAACAAGAAAGTGTCCTGGCGTCAGGACTTCTAGGTCGGATGGGTCCTCAGGTATCGGAGTGAGCGGCCGAGAGTTGAGGCACATCTCGACTTGTGCCAACAATGTCAACAGGTCTTCGTAAGTGAGATTGGCGTTTCCAACGGTCTTTAGGAGGTGCGTCTTCGTCGATTTGACGGCAGCCTCCCAGAGACCACCGAAGTGTGGTGCTCGGGGCGGAATAAACTTCCAAACGATCTCATTTTCGGAGCACCAATCGAAAATTTGATCACGGTCAACAGCTTCCACCTTCAGCATACGGTAAATCCTGTTCAAGGCATGAGAAGCTCCTTTGAATGCAGTTGCGTTGTCGGAATGGAGCTCGAAAACTTTCCCTCGGCGGGCGACTAGACGACGGAGCGCAGCTAGGAACGCTGGAGTCGACAAATCGCTCACTAGCTTGATGTGGACAGCCTTGGTTGAAAAGCAGACGAATATGGCCACGTAGACTTTTGTAGGACCACGATTTCGAACTGCTGACTTGACGTAGAAAGGCCCACAGTAGTCGACACCGCACACGGAAAAAGGACGCGTTGGCGAAACTCGCGATACCGGGAGATCGGCTGTGCTCTGCTGGACTAGAGTGGGCTTGGAACGGAAACAAGTGTGGCATTGGTGGAAGACGGCTTTTACTAGATTTCTGCCGTCCAGAATCCAAAATTTCTGGCGGAGTGTGGCTAGCAGGAGTTGCGGACCTGCGTGCAGTAGCTTTAAGTGGTAACTGCTAGCCAACAGAGCAGACAGCGGGTGTTTGGTGGACAGTATGATCGGGTGTTTAATTGCATCGGACAATGCGGAATTACCAATGCCACCATCGACTCGGAGGATTCCATATTGATCAAAGAACGGGTTCAGCCATTTGAGTGACGATGATTTTGAAACACGTTCGCCGTTTGCGAGATCGTGACAGACAGCACAGTGATTGTTCGGTGAACAGAGGATCGGATTTACGTTGGTGGGAACGATCCTTCAAGCATTGTAGGTAGCGCCTGCAAAATGCTACGACTCGGCGTAGTTTCCCGTACATGGAATAGCGTGCGAACAAATTTTCGCTGAAATCAGTTTGTGCTGCAGTCATGGTGACAATCGTAGTTTTGCGCCCTTCCTCGGATGCTGCGGTGGAGTACTGCTGGTCGATTATGGTCTTGGGCTACTGATCAGATGTTTGCGATAACCATGGCGGGCCATACCACCAGCGGGAACGATGAAAAATGTCTGTTGGGTTCAGACCCCGAGAGATGTCATCGGCAGGGTTCTCATAGCCTCCGATGTGTCTCCAGTGAAGAATATCCGTAGTGGTCTGGATTTTTGACACTCGGTTAGCGACGAATGTCTTCCAACGAGTTGGAGATGAACGTAACCACTGAAGCACAGTACTGGAATCCGACCAGAAGAATGGAGTGACTGATATTTTCAAAGACGCTTCTACCTTTTTGTAGAGTTGTGTGGCTAAGTAAGCTGCACAGAGCTCAAGTCTGGCGATGGAGTGATGAGTGGACAATGGAGCTACTTTTGACTTCGATGTCAACAAAAGTACTGTAATCCCTCTCTCCGATTCCGTGCGAACGTAGCAGCATGTGCCGTAGGCACTTGTCGAAGCATCGACAAAGAAATGTAGCGGAATATTGCTGGCTCCAGAAGCCAGCACCAATCGAGGAATACGGATATTGGCGAGAACGTGAAGAGTAGTGTGGAAGAGCTTCCACTCAGCTTGAAGTTTCTCTGATAGAGGTGAGTCCCATTCACAAGTAATACCATCGCGCTTCAATGTCCACAACCGTTGCATGAAAAGCTTCGCTTTGGTTGTCGTTGgcagggctagttattttcgaagctaataaatgtgattgaattttattcatacaactctcacttccactacagtcattttcggtggattaatttcagtgtatcggggtgtagtggaaacgaaatattctctacgcatacagtagcattgattcttttgtttcgttcctttcccctttcgttctcttacaagtataaaagcagaagctttcactgacgattaaaactgcttgaacgggttatatttattttcatttcgcatgttagaggatgcttgctgctttcaaacgtaagttttattttaccaaaatggatcgtcgcggaccgtgttcaaaattcttcaatcacttgtaaataacatgtttctctgttatttggaatacatgtttgttacagaaaatgtaataaaatgaaagacggcacagatcggactattcctttctcgagtttttcaccctctctaagagtgaaaagaatagtccgatttgagctgtcttcattttattatatttcctgtatcaaacatgtattccatgttacgaagaagcatgttatttgcaagtacgctggtttcttttttatgcgttttttgcgtgatattttttacgctattcgctcaaaattaagcgatttttttatgcgatttgcttgaaattacgtgattttttttacacggtttgctcgaaattacgcgattttcgactaggtctgcgctttcagcgtgcccacgcagaattgcgagcgcatacacaacgccggaagcacgcgcacgcacataccattgggtgcacaaacacgcacacacacgcgcaaacatgcacaaacatgtgtacaaaaacgcgagcgcacacaaacatacaaatggacgcacaggtgcgcacaaacgcgcacacacaagcacatacacgcgcacaaaCGTGCACACGCACAGACGCACGCACGGGAAGAGTCGAGCACGCAcgtgcacacacgcacacaaatacgtgcacacgtacgcacacacacccacacatgcccatgcacaaaaaaatgcgcacacctgcacacaagcaagaaaaaaacacgctcaaacgcacgtacacacgcgcacagaaacacgcacaaatgcgcgcaaacacgcctacacatgcccgcgcataaaaaaaacgcacacctgcatgcaagcaaaaaaaacacGCGCACACACGTACACAAACACCCAGAAAACGCgcgaacatacacaaacacccacACAAATACACGTGCACGTACACAAACAAGCACGAacacaaacatcgggctgtcgaaaactcggctatccggactcgaagctgaccggtatccagtatccgaccaaaccactatccgtttcatcactaatttcacactgacaactagcgccggaaaataattactcctgcaggcatactacacaaccctcactgcaccgttttcattagtttcagtgaataagtttcgaatgcaacaaggaaacattcctttctatacaaactgccagaatacatggatgcttcaaattaatttccaagtgacgatttctaacgtcgctttggtttgcagaatgaaaggaatcaacgtgaaatgaaaggaatatgtacgaaagagacgagatatttttcttattttgcgtgaaaagagaatagatatatttttagcctgcatggttctggttctgttctgagaagcgatagacacattattgagtgacgatgtgctaattgaagtgaaattgtcaggCCCTGGTCGTTGGACCCAACAGTCCCAATGGGTCGAATATTTTAGCGATGTATGACATCACTTTTCGCTTGGTGAGAATGGCAGCAGGGAGAGGCAATTTGACCTTGAATCGAAGCGAATCTGCGGTTGGTTCCCAAAGCAGGCCGAGTGTGGAAATTGTCTGCTCATTCTGCAAATCGTGGAGAGGCTGAACGGCTCGATCTTCCGGTGGAACATCCTCTAAGACCACCTGAACGTTTGATGCCCACTTCTTGAGCGTGAATCCAGCGGAGTTAAGCATAGCGGTGATTTCTTTTCGAAGGGTGATGGCAGATTCTACGTTCGATGCTCCTGACAGTAGATCGTCGACGTAGAAATCTTCAATAACAGCTTCGACAGCCGTCGGATATAAATGCTCgtgatctttcgcgatctgctgAAGTGTCTTCGCTGCCAAGTATGGAGCACTTGCTGTTCCGTAGGTGACGGTCTGTAGTTCGTAGGTGAGAATCGGATCGGTGAGATTCCTACGATACCGTATGCGAAGGAACGGTAAATCGGCAGAGTGATGCAATACTTGCCGACATATTTTTTCGACATCTGCTACGATGGCGACAATTCTTGTCCGAAACCTCAAGTATATTGAGTAGAGGTCTTGCTGAACCACGGATCTAACAAGGAGCGTGTCGTTCAAAGAATATCCCGACGAAGTCTTGCATGACGCGTTGAATACTACCCAGATTTTTGTGGATGACTGGGATTCCTTGAATACGACGTGATAAGGAATGTAGCAGTGCTGAATATGATCATTTACAGGCTCTTTCACCTTCTGCATATGTCCAAGCAACAAATACTCCTCCATGAAACGGTGATATGAGTCCTTGGTTGCAGGATTTCGTTCGAGGCGACGTTCCAAACTCAGGAACCGTCTGTCAGCAATTGATTTTGATTCTCCCAGGATGACTTAAGGATCTTCAACTCTCGGTAGTCGCACGATGTACCTGCCAGATGAATCGCGCGTTGTCGTTGCAGCATACAGCTCTTCGCAACGACTTTCTTCGGTAGAGTGAACCAGAGCTGGTGGAATTGTTTCCAT
The Toxorhynchites rutilus septentrionalis strain SRP chromosome 2, ASM2978413v1, whole genome shotgun sequence genome window above contains:
- the LOC129766063 gene encoding uncharacterized protein LOC129766063, with translation MTLLETVVLNIVDDYGNKHKARALLDSASMSNFISKPLAKKLYSRRTSVDVSVAGIGSSTKTINSATTATIESEDQECSMKLQFLVLKQPSVELSTIPIDISAWKMPNVMLADPLFNVPGSVDMVIGSESYWELHTGRKIYLGENLPWVVETSFGWAVTGPASRTATCIPRFCYLSTADDRLEAMLRKFWEMETIPPALVHSTEESRCEELYAATTTRDSSGRRFLSLERRLERNPATKDSYHRFMEEYLLLGHMQKVKEPVNDHIQHCYIPYHVVFKESQSSTKIWVVFNASCKTSSGYSLNDTLLVRSVVQQDLYSIYLRFRTRIVAIVADVEKICRQVLHHSADLPFLRIRYRRNLTDPILTYELQTVTYGTASAPYLAAKTLQQIAKDHEHLYPTAVEAVIEDFYVDDLLSGASNVESAITLRKEITAMLNSAGFTLKKWASNVQVVLEDVPPEDRAVQPLHDLQNEQTISTLGLLWEPTADSLRFKVKLPLPAAILTKRKVMSYIAKIFDPLGLLGPTTRA
- the LOC129766062 gene encoding uncharacterized protein LOC129766062, producing the protein MTAAQTDFSENLFARYSMIVPTNVNPILCSPNNHCAVCHDLANGERVSKSSSLKWLNPFFDQYGILRVDGGIGNSALSDAIKHPIILSTKHPLSALLASSYHLKLLHAGPQLLLATLRQKFWILDGRNLVKAVFHQCHTCFRSKPTLVQQSTADLPVSRVSPTRPFSVCGVDYCGPFYVKSAVRNRGPTKVYVAIFVCFSTKAVHIKLVSDLSTPAFLAALRRLVARRGKVFELHSDNATAFKGASHALNRIYRMLKVEAVDRDQIFDWCSENEIVWKFIPPRAPHFGGLWEAAVKSTKTHLLKTVGNANLTYEDLLTLLAQVEMCLNSRPLTPIPEDPSDLEVLTPGHFLVGSSLQAVPDPNWKDTADNHLDHWDLTQKRLQVIWSRWHPEYLQQLQSRATKGCNPPVTVEVGAVVIIKEDNVPPANWPLGKVVKLHPGKDGIVRVVTLRTALATEVVRPVARIALLPSSKSTLSA